Proteins found in one Misgurnus anguillicaudatus chromosome 3, ASM2758022v2, whole genome shotgun sequence genomic segment:
- the LOC141353349 gene encoding uncharacterized protein, whose amino-acid sequence MPRCKITEAASACLKRMEALFEFVVQGWSRSEKVTASAAEIPQPPVDNSLATSSYCGAPTLAIPTLTSANLAIPTPPAPTLPIPTPPAPTLPIPSPPAPTIFILTPPAPTLPIPTPPVPNLPISTPPAHTLPIPAPPAPTLPIPTPPGHTLPISTPPAHTLPIPTPPGHTLPIPTPPATFLSIPTPPAPNLASPTPPAPTLDIPTPPAPTLDIPTPPAPTPAIPAPGGNKRKKKNDCSHSSQEVYKGDILKERVKEGRKEYLLKWHPCSLWYV is encoded by the exons ATGCCCAGATGTAAGATCACTGAGGCAGCATCTGCCTGCCTAAAGAGGATGGAGGCGTTGTTTGAATTTGTTGTTCAAG GTTGGAGTCGGTCAGAGAAAGTGACAGCCTCAGCAGCAGAGATCCCACAGCCTCCTGTGGACAACTCACTGGCCACATCAA GTTATTGTGGAGCCCCTACTCTTGCCATTCCTACCCTTACAAGTGCTAATCTTGCCATTCCTACCCCTCCAGCCCCCACTCTTCCCATTCCTACCCCTCCAGCCCCCACTCTTCCCATTCCTTCACCTCCAGCCCCTACTATTTTCATTCTTACCCCTCCAGCCCCTACTCTTCCCATTCCTACCCCTCCAGTCCCTAATCTTCCCATTTCTACCCCTCCAGCCCATACTCTTCCCATTCCCGCCCCTCCAGCCCCTACTCTTCCCATTCCTACTCCCCCAGGCCACACTCTTCCCATTTCTACCCCTCCAGCCCATACACTTCCCATTCCTACCCCTCCAGGCCACACTCTTCCCATTCCTACCCCTCCAGCCACTTTTCTTTCCATTCCAACCCCTCCAGCTCCTAATCTTGCCAGTCCTACCCCTCCAGCCCCTACTCTTGACATTCCTACCCCTCCAGCCCCTACTCTTGATATTCCTACCCCTCCAGCTCCTACTCCTGCCATCCCTGCTCCTGGAGGAAAcaagaggaagaagaagaatg ATTGCTCTCACAGCAGCCAGGAAGTATACAAGGGAGATATTTTAAAGGAACGAGTTAAAGAG GGAAGGAAGGAATACCTTCTGAAATGGCACCCTTGCAGTTTATGGTATGTATAG
- the LOC141353350 gene encoding uncharacterized protein — translation MVQQWVHDVRQWATDDSIDARQDDQHVLQRSIEQICLGVYQKKASLYNQTDSNKIRQMRRRKLGEKKKKLFEAIKQYNAQVPEEEGINEQMVESRLSMVGHASGEDSLIWPWEVYSTESTSILTKKKIFDAYMSKMRLQEEKIIILREMRQHCTHLRGLAEGIRKQIADMSEGNRGSLTDEGHCGLQCLLQERLAAQDTAWF, via the exons ATGGTGCAGCAGTGGGTTCATGACGTCAGACAGTGGGCCACTGATG ATTCTATAGATGCCAGACAGGATGACCAACATGTCCTTCAGCGGTCGATAGAGCAGATATGTCTGGGTGTCTATCAAAAAAAAGCAAGCCTTTATAATCAGACAG ACAGCAACAAGATTCGACAAATGCGGCGACGGAAATTGggggaaaagaaaaaaaaactatttgaagCGATCAAACAGTACAATGCGCAGGTCCCAGAGGAGGAGGGCATAAACGAGCAGATGGTGGAAAGCCGACTCTCTATGGTGGGCCATGCCAGTGGGGAGGACAGTCTTATATGGCCATGGGAGGTTTACAGCACTG AATCCACAAGCATCCTAACTAAGAAGAAGATCTTTGATGCATACATGTCAAAGATGCGTCTGCAAGAAGAGAAGATCATAATTCTTAGAGAGATGAGACAGCACTGCACCCACCTCAGAGGGCTGGCTGAAGGCATTAGGAAGCAGATTGCAGACATGTCTGAAGGAAATCGTG GCAGTTTAACTGACGAGGGGCATTGTGGGCTACAGTGTCTTCTACAGGAAAGGCTTGCTGCTCAAGATACAGCTTGGTTTTAG